From one Streptomyces sp. R41 genomic stretch:
- a CDS encoding helix-turn-helix domain-containing protein, with amino-acid sequence MRGLGDHLSIGERIAFYRKRRGYTQEVLAGLVGRSTDWLAKIETGRRKPPRIDMLAELSRILRVPLGDLLGQTVLVEDEKQQDDVPAVRDALMSPRRLSRLLFGPEAETQLPTPAPVAVRVEHAWNDYQAGRLGSVIAALPALLQTAQELEERAARRGDDRSDCWAVSARTHHLAATTLAKIGESDISWLAAERAMRAADESDDPLVLASAARSGTHALLANGRYDDALEVGNTAAAWLSSQVGDNDPAALSLLGMIHLRAAVAAARHQDRPTATGLLDRAEELADDLGSDENYWQTGFGPTNVLLHRLSVELDLDNVSYVVEHGRINVDHMPQERSVSHRIDFARALSLAGQGDEAFAELRTAERTSPQLVRNNPRVRETLRDLIKQSPVTGASRSSDVFVMAQRCRAVQ; translated from the coding sequence ATGCGTGGTCTTGGAGATCACCTCAGCATCGGCGAACGAATCGCGTTCTACCGGAAGCGCCGCGGCTACACGCAAGAGGTCCTGGCTGGACTGGTCGGCCGTAGCACTGACTGGCTGGCGAAGATCGAGACTGGCCGCAGGAAGCCGCCGCGTATCGACATGCTCGCGGAACTGTCGCGCATCCTGCGTGTGCCTCTCGGTGACCTGTTGGGGCAGACCGTGCTCGTGGAGGACGAGAAGCAGCAGGACGACGTTCCGGCCGTACGCGACGCGCTCATGAGTCCGCGGCGACTCTCGCGCCTGCTCTTTGGCCCTGAAGCGGAGACTCAGCTCCCGACGCCCGCCCCTGTGGCCGTACGTGTGGAGCACGCGTGGAACGACTACCAGGCAGGGCGACTCGGCAGCGTCATCGCCGCTCTTCCTGCGCTCCTCCAGACTGCACAGGAGCTGGAGGAGCGAGCCGCCCGCCGCGGCGATGACCGTAGCGACTGCTGGGCGGTGTCGGCTCGTACGCACCATCTGGCAGCAACGACACTGGCGAAGATCGGCGAGTCGGACATCTCGTGGCTTGCTGCCGAACGCGCGATGCGGGCCGCTGACGAGTCCGACGATCCTCTCGTGCTGGCGTCGGCTGCACGGTCCGGCACGCACGCACTGTTGGCCAACGGGCGCTATGACGACGCCCTGGAGGTGGGCAACACGGCCGCCGCGTGGTTGTCGTCCCAGGTGGGCGACAATGACCCCGCAGCGCTCAGCCTGCTTGGGATGATCCACCTGCGGGCCGCCGTTGCCGCAGCGCGTCACCAGGACCGTCCTACCGCAACGGGCCTATTGGACCGAGCCGAAGAACTCGCGGATGACCTCGGGTCGGACGAGAACTACTGGCAGACCGGCTTTGGGCCCACGAACGTCCTGCTTCACCGCCTGTCCGTTGAGCTGGACCTCGACAACGTGTCGTACGTGGTGGAGCACGGGCGGATCAACGTCGACCACATGCCGCAGGAGCGGAGCGTGTCGCACCGAATCGACTTCGCGCGCGCCCTGTCCCTCGCCGGACAAGGCGACGAGGCGTTCGCCGAGCTGCGAACTGCTGAGCGCACGTCGCCGCAGCTCGTACGCAACAATCCGAGGGTGCGCGAGACGCTGAGGGACCTGATCAAACAGTCACCCGTCACCGGCGCCTCGCGTTCGTCCGATGTGTTCGTGATGGCTCAACGGTGCAGGGCGGTGCAGTGA
- a CDS encoding GntR family transcriptional regulator — translation MDQSPEAPKQMPTAKEIAAEYREKITGPDREYAPGDQLPAARKLAKELGVQLMTVQSAFGQLRDEGLVLTQQGRGTFVRDPSVPLGTEPGSSPAFTALAAELSTIHDALHSLGERLDRLERLVGNETPPSP, via the coding sequence ATGGACCAGAGCCCCGAAGCGCCCAAGCAGATGCCCACGGCCAAGGAGATCGCGGCGGAGTACCGCGAGAAGATCACGGGCCCCGACCGGGAGTACGCCCCGGGCGACCAGCTCCCGGCAGCCCGCAAGCTCGCCAAGGAGCTCGGCGTGCAGCTCATGACCGTTCAGAGTGCGTTCGGTCAGCTCCGCGATGAGGGGTTGGTTCTCACTCAGCAGGGCCGTGGGACGTTCGTCCGCGACCCTTCCGTACCCCTCGGCACCGAGCCGGGAAGTAGCCCGGCGTTCACTGCCCTGGCGGCAGAGCTCAGCACGATTCACGACGCCCTCCATTCGCTCGGCGAGCGTCTGGATCGGCTTGAGCGGCTGGTGGGCAACGAGACTCCACCATCGCCGTGA
- a CDS encoding LexA family protein, whose protein sequence is MVHTTFPLDLIQAQRDWNRTYAALERRPLETAVLRRRLQQLSARLASHPFWETRAGRSPAAKVELRRRVRELEQAEGCLTERQERILECIRDWVAEHGEAPSMREIGDCVGLSSTASVGYQLDRMEELGVIVRGPSRGRGRGIALRW, encoded by the coding sequence ATGGTGCACACGACGTTTCCGCTCGACTTGATCCAGGCTCAGCGCGACTGGAACCGCACCTACGCGGCGCTTGAGCGCCGACCGCTCGAAACGGCCGTGCTGCGTCGTAGGTTGCAGCAACTCTCCGCTCGGCTCGCCTCTCATCCGTTTTGGGAGACGAGAGCCGGCCGGTCGCCTGCGGCCAAGGTCGAGCTGCGTCGACGGGTCCGGGAGCTGGAGCAGGCGGAGGGCTGCCTCACGGAACGGCAGGAGCGCATCCTGGAGTGCATCAGGGACTGGGTAGCCGAACATGGCGAGGCCCCCTCGATGCGGGAGATCGGCGATTGCGTGGGACTGTCGAGCACGGCGTCAGTCGGGTACCAGCTCGACAGGATGGAAGAGCTCGGTGTCATCGTTCGCGGCCCGAGCCGCGGCAGGGGGAGGGGAATTGCCCTGCGCTGGTGA
- a CDS encoding cell division protein FtsK — MKHPDDENELFNRLEAEMGTDSGGEVVDLDKARSARTESPDSNPTESGDGTIYVTDSQGSGDFGPFRAESGDPTARVMVDQSAVKATGPGYLGRLLAAQRRPVVPIWLQSVAELKTATGWVARHYAHSVGYHALRSPVYAARLTLQAPSGAAKFVGGTLRWVADREGEPVRLAAVRREDAAEYLKLSRQRDGRVRLRTLVAVLAMFIGLGSALAIYVLAPDWLQALSVGAVTMALGVAGGKADDPVIHRAVELPKAVKLTSDIVLRALGSLGIPAINQAQAKGRDGFEFTAPITRDGPGWRAEGNLPYGVTVTDVIERRDRLASGLRRPLGCVWPEAVPDEHTGHLVLWVGDQDMSRAKQPKWPLLTSGSVDLFKPVAYGTDQRGRWVTATLMYIAGIIGAIPRMGKTFLLRLLLLIAALDPRAELHTYDMKGTGDLDPVGNAVSHRHAAGDDDDAIEYCLNDFRALREELRRRTKVIRSLPRDICPESKVTSELADKRSLGLHPVVIGVDECQVLFEHPKHKDEFEEIATDLVKRGPATGIVLLLATQRPDAKALPTGISANASARWCLKVMGQLENDMVLGTSAYKRGVRATMFAWGDKGIHYFVGEGSDARIVRSVYIDGRGAEAIGARARKLREIAGTLSGHALGEEPEVTASAYDLLADILAVVQAKEPKVWSETVVARLAELRPEVYEGWEPEALTAALKPHGISTIQVGRRVEGKVVNRRGIDRSHITSAIAERDGKRDAG; from the coding sequence GTGAAGCACCCCGACGACGAGAACGAACTCTTCAACCGACTCGAAGCAGAGATGGGCACCGACTCCGGGGGCGAGGTAGTCGACCTCGACAAGGCCCGATCGGCCCGCACCGAGTCGCCCGACTCCAACCCGACCGAGTCGGGCGACGGCACGATCTACGTGACCGACTCGCAGGGCAGCGGAGACTTCGGCCCGTTTCGCGCTGAGTCGGGCGACCCGACCGCCCGCGTGATGGTCGACCAGTCGGCCGTGAAGGCGACCGGTCCGGGCTACCTGGGTCGGCTGCTCGCCGCGCAGCGACGCCCGGTCGTCCCCATCTGGCTTCAGTCGGTCGCGGAGCTGAAGACCGCTACCGGATGGGTGGCGCGGCACTACGCGCACTCGGTCGGCTATCACGCGCTGCGCTCCCCGGTCTACGCCGCCCGCCTCACCCTCCAAGCGCCCTCCGGTGCGGCGAAGTTCGTGGGAGGCACACTGCGATGGGTGGCCGACCGCGAGGGCGAACCGGTCCGTCTCGCCGCCGTCCGCCGTGAGGATGCGGCCGAGTACCTGAAACTGTCGCGGCAGCGCGACGGTCGGGTCCGACTGCGCACCCTGGTGGCCGTGCTGGCGATGTTCATCGGGCTCGGCTCCGCGCTCGCCATCTACGTCCTCGCCCCCGACTGGCTGCAAGCCCTCTCGGTCGGCGCGGTCACGATGGCGCTCGGGGTCGCCGGAGGTAAGGCGGATGACCCGGTTATCCACAGGGCTGTGGAGCTGCCCAAGGCGGTCAAGCTCACCAGTGACATCGTGCTGCGGGCGCTCGGCTCGCTCGGGATCCCCGCCATCAACCAGGCGCAGGCCAAGGGGCGGGACGGGTTCGAGTTCACCGCCCCGATCACCCGGGATGGTCCGGGCTGGCGGGCCGAGGGGAACCTTCCCTACGGCGTGACCGTCACGGACGTCATCGAGCGGCGCGACCGTCTCGCTTCCGGTCTGCGCCGCCCGCTGGGCTGCGTGTGGCCCGAGGCGGTACCGGATGAGCACACCGGGCACCTGGTGCTGTGGGTCGGCGATCAGGACATGTCCAGGGCCAAGCAGCCCAAGTGGCCGCTGCTCACCTCGGGCAGCGTGGACTTGTTCAAGCCCGTCGCGTACGGCACCGATCAGCGCGGACGATGGGTGACCGCGACGCTCATGTACATCGCGGGGATCATCGGCGCGATCCCGCGGATGGGCAAGACGTTCCTGCTCCGCCTGCTCCTGCTCATCGCGGCGCTGGACCCGCGGGCGGAGCTGCACACCTACGACATGAAGGGCACCGGCGACCTGGACCCGGTCGGCAACGCCGTCTCGCACCGGCACGCCGCGGGCGATGACGACGACGCCATCGAGTACTGCCTGAACGACTTCCGGGCGCTGCGCGAGGAACTGCGCCGGCGCACCAAGGTGATCCGCTCGCTGCCGCGGGACATCTGCCCGGAGTCGAAGGTGACCAGCGAACTCGCCGACAAGCGCTCGCTGGGGCTGCATCCGGTCGTGATCGGGGTGGACGAGTGCCAGGTTCTCTTTGAACACCCCAAGCACAAGGACGAGTTCGAGGAGATCGCAACCGACCTGGTCAAGCGGGGTCCCGCCACCGGCATCGTGCTGCTGCTCGCCACGCAGCGGCCGGATGCGAAGGCGCTGCCCACGGGCATCTCCGCGAACGCGTCGGCCCGCTGGTGCCTGAAGGTCATGGGCCAGCTGGAGAACGACATGGTGCTGGGCACGTCCGCCTACAAGCGGGGCGTGCGGGCGACCATGTTCGCTTGGGGCGACAAGGGCATCCACTACTTCGTGGGTGAAGGCTCCGACGCGCGGATCGTGCGCTCCGTCTACATCGACGGCCGCGGCGCCGAAGCCATCGGCGCGCGGGCCCGCAAGCTCCGCGAGATCGCAGGCACCCTCTCCGGGCACGCGCTCGGGGAGGAGCCGGAAGTCACGGCGAGCGCGTACGACCTGCTCGCCGACATCCTCGCCGTCGTCCAGGCCAAGGAGCCCAAGGTCTGGTCCGAGACTGTCGTCGCCCGGCTCGCCGAGCTGCGGCCCGAGGTCTACGAGGGATGGGAGCCCGAGGCGCTCACCGCGGCGCTCAAGCCGCATGGCATCTCCACGATCCAGGTGGGGCGCCGGGTGGAGGGCAAGGTCGTCAACCGGCGCGGCATCGACCGCTCCCACATCACCTCGGCGATTGCGGAGCGTGACGGGAAGCGGGACGCGGGCTGA
- a CDS encoding DUF3631 domain-containing protein, whose translation MSTKPPAHPTDGSALLDEVEAFHRRFNVFPLEAAYVAVTLWNAHAHLLDCFDATPRIAFLSPEPGSGKSRALEIIETLVPKPLVAANASASVLFRAVSTLETRPTILFDEVDTVFGPKAGDNEPLRGFLNAGHRRGVGMWRCVGDGANQQVQEFPSYCAVAMAGLGSLPDTILTRSVIVRMRRRARNEYVEPYRQRIHEKEGNALRDRLADWAQSVRHLVDGVFPTMPPEVTDRPADVWEPLITVADAAGGEWPERARTACVELVNAAKVGDKGSIGIRLLTDLRDYVFNGIDRLPTVAVLDRLHSLEEAPWADMSGKPLDARGLARMLREYMTADNTPVAARNIKTGGSVMKGYYAADLHDAWDRYCPPPPESPLLPLPPLPRRSEA comes from the coding sequence ATGAGCACCAAACCGCCGGCACACCCCACCGACGGCTCCGCCCTGCTCGACGAAGTCGAAGCGTTCCACCGGCGCTTCAACGTCTTCCCCCTCGAAGCGGCCTACGTCGCCGTGACGCTATGGAACGCGCACGCGCACCTGCTCGACTGCTTCGACGCCACACCGAGGATCGCGTTCCTCTCGCCCGAGCCCGGCTCGGGAAAGTCCCGCGCGCTGGAGATCATCGAAACTCTGGTGCCCAAGCCGCTCGTTGCGGCCAACGCGTCCGCGTCGGTGCTCTTCCGCGCCGTGTCGACCCTGGAGACCCGTCCCACGATCCTCTTCGACGAGGTGGACACCGTGTTCGGGCCCAAGGCCGGAGACAACGAACCCCTGCGCGGATTCCTGAACGCCGGACACCGCCGCGGAGTTGGCATGTGGCGCTGCGTCGGCGACGGAGCCAACCAGCAAGTGCAGGAATTCCCCTCCTACTGCGCCGTCGCCATGGCAGGGCTCGGCTCGCTGCCGGACACGATCCTGACCCGCTCCGTCATCGTCCGCATGCGCCGCCGCGCGAGGAACGAATACGTGGAGCCCTACCGGCAGCGCATCCACGAAAAGGAAGGCAACGCCCTGCGCGACCGGCTCGCCGACTGGGCACAGTCCGTACGCCACCTGGTCGACGGAGTGTTCCCCACCATGCCCCCGGAGGTCACCGACCGGCCCGCGGACGTCTGGGAACCGCTCATCACGGTCGCCGACGCAGCCGGAGGAGAGTGGCCGGAGCGGGCCCGCACGGCATGCGTGGAACTGGTCAACGCCGCCAAAGTCGGGGACAAGGGCAGCATCGGCATCCGGCTCCTGACAGACCTGCGGGACTACGTGTTCAACGGCATCGACCGCCTGCCCACCGTCGCCGTCCTTGACCGCCTCCACAGCCTCGAAGAGGCCCCGTGGGCCGACATGAGCGGCAAGCCCCTCGATGCCCGCGGGCTCGCGCGGATGCTGCGCGAGTACATGACCGCGGACAACACCCCGGTAGCGGCGCGGAACATCAAGACCGGTGGCAGCGTGATGAAGGGCTACTACGCCGCGGACCTGCACGACGCCTGGGACCGGTACTGCCCCCCACCCCCTGAGAGTCCGCTACTTCCGCTACCTCCGCTACCGCGCAGGTCAGAGGCCTAA
- a CDS encoding DUF2637 domain-containing protein, whose protein sequence is MTATTPASQAPPPGVPPLTRPELGLAGVGALAAAAVGALGLISSFDAVSAAALRWGFASPWMLPVGIDVAIPVFTVANLLLIRMDMALAWVRFVPWALTLITCGLNIAAGHSLSAKVAHGTMPLLWVVFSEIGAHIYAVRIGAATGRRMEKIRVSRWLLAFPSTFALWRRMTLWEVTSYTAALSLEKERQLARADLREQHGWRWRSKTPRRERVMLRMGELAPANEQATPAPNPAGNAPAQPPAATPRPRRRTNTKAAGKVQRTFEDLLIEARAITAQWTYAELNAESVRTAVHCSAGNARKLRDALKAERAQGPALHVVP, encoded by the coding sequence ATGACTGCCACCACCCCCGCCTCGCAGGCGCCCCCGCCTGGGGTGCCGCCACTGACTCGCCCGGAACTGGGCCTCGCCGGAGTCGGCGCGCTTGCCGCGGCCGCAGTCGGCGCGCTCGGTCTGATCTCCTCGTTCGACGCGGTGTCCGCTGCCGCGCTGCGTTGGGGCTTCGCCTCGCCGTGGATGCTGCCCGTCGGTATCGACGTGGCCATCCCGGTGTTCACCGTCGCCAACCTGCTGTTGATCCGGATGGACATGGCGCTCGCCTGGGTGCGGTTCGTGCCCTGGGCGCTCACGCTCATCACCTGCGGCCTGAACATCGCGGCCGGACACTCCCTGTCGGCAAAGGTCGCGCACGGCACGATGCCGCTGCTGTGGGTGGTGTTCTCCGAGATCGGCGCGCACATCTACGCCGTGAGGATCGGCGCGGCCACCGGTCGCCGTATGGAGAAGATCCGGGTTTCCCGCTGGCTGCTCGCCTTCCCCTCCACGTTCGCGCTGTGGCGCCGCATGACGCTGTGGGAGGTCACCTCCTACACCGCCGCACTCTCGCTGGAGAAGGAACGGCAGTTGGCCCGTGCAGACCTGCGCGAGCAGCACGGATGGCGGTGGCGCTCGAAGACCCCGCGGCGCGAGCGCGTGATGCTGCGCATGGGCGAACTCGCCCCCGCCAACGAGCAGGCGACGCCCGCGCCGAACCCGGCAGGCAATGCGCCGGCACAACCGCCCGCGGCCACGCCGCGCCCGCGCCGACGCACCAACACCAAGGCCGCAGGCAAGGTGCAGCGCACCTTCGAGGACCTGCTCATCGAGGCGCGCGCGATCACCGCACAGTGGACATACGCGGAGCTGAACGCGGAGTCCGTGCGCACTGCGGTGCACTGCTCGGCCGGCAACGCCCGCAAGCTGCGCGACGCGTTGAAGGCTGAGCGTGCCCAGGGCCCTGCACTGCATGTCGTTCCGTGA
- a CDS encoding DUF4411 family protein, producing the protein MYLVDSNVLIEAKNRYYAFDIAPGFWAWLDYAHTNGIACSVEPVRDELLEGGDELATWARNHPDFFRPVDTAATSHFGPLTAWAQSRHYTAAALTEFLTNTADFFLVAYAIAHSHTLVTHEQPRPEARKRVLIPDACQAMGVTYVNTFMMLRSTKARLDFQFPAAA; encoded by the coding sequence ATGTACCTGGTTGACTCCAACGTACTCATCGAGGCGAAGAATCGCTACTATGCCTTCGATATAGCGCCTGGATTCTGGGCATGGCTCGACTACGCCCACACCAACGGTATCGCTTGCAGCGTGGAACCCGTACGGGACGAGCTACTTGAGGGCGGCGATGAACTCGCCACGTGGGCGCGAAACCATCCCGACTTCTTCCGCCCCGTTGATACGGCTGCCACTTCACACTTCGGCCCGCTGACAGCGTGGGCACAATCTCGGCACTACACAGCGGCTGCACTCACGGAGTTCTTGACCAACACGGCAGATTTCTTCTTGGTTGCCTACGCAATTGCGCATAGCCATACGCTGGTAACTCACGAACAGCCGCGGCCAGAGGCAAGGAAGCGCGTTCTCATACCTGACGCATGTCAGGCCATGGGGGTCACCTACGTAAACACTTTCATGATGCTTCGAAGCACCAAGGCCAGACTGGACTTCCAATTCCCCGCGGCCGCTTAG
- a CDS encoding RRQRL motif-containing zinc-binding protein — translation MPAAFGKCFDPNGARFGIPTYPWRYAPDGLATRRQLRARGLRPGGQPIAAQVLRPRYRCGPLVAYLYRIDRAKPVRPMTPGKRAALAKAMRARRTCPACRTDAGYVIPTSLGMCVPCAYPDEQCAA, via the coding sequence ATGCCCGCGGCATTCGGCAAGTGCTTCGACCCGAACGGCGCCCGCTTCGGTATCCCCACCTACCCGTGGCGCTACGCCCCCGACGGGCTCGCCACACGCCGCCAACTGCGCGCCCGCGGCCTGCGTCCCGGTGGCCAGCCGATCGCGGCGCAGGTGCTGCGCCCGCGCTACCGGTGCGGCCCGCTGGTCGCCTACCTCTACCGCATCGACCGCGCCAAGCCCGTCCGGCCGATGACTCCGGGCAAGCGGGCGGCGCTCGCCAAAGCGATGCGCGCCCGCCGTACCTGCCCCGCCTGCCGCACGGACGCCGGATACGTCATCCCCACCTCGCTCGGCATGTGCGTGCCCTGCGCCTACCCCGACGAACAGTGCGCCGCCTGA
- a CDS encoding flavoprotein, translated as MEVLRTGLVEPAMDRGWQVAVTLTPTAGQWLRLSGEVERLEKLTGLPVRDEPRLPGDVRPHPPVDCYVVAPASANMVAKLATGLMDNQALTQVGEAIGTLDLPVVVFPRVNAAHARHPAWQRHIETLRAGGVHIVYGPDVWPLYEPREAPAGRELPWEAVLDAVDEVTR; from the coding sequence GTGGAAGTCCTGCGCACCGGTCTGGTTGAGCCCGCCATGGACCGTGGATGGCAAGTGGCCGTGACGCTGACGCCGACCGCGGGTCAGTGGCTGCGGCTGAGCGGCGAGGTTGAGCGGCTGGAGAAGCTGACCGGTCTTCCCGTGCGTGATGAGCCGCGATTGCCCGGCGACGTCCGCCCGCATCCCCCGGTTGACTGCTACGTGGTCGCCCCCGCGTCGGCGAACATGGTGGCCAAGCTTGCGACGGGCCTGATGGACAACCAGGCACTGACGCAAGTGGGCGAAGCCATCGGCACCCTCGATCTGCCCGTCGTCGTCTTCCCGCGGGTGAACGCGGCGCACGCTCGTCACCCGGCATGGCAGCGCCACATCGAGACTCTCCGGGCGGGAGGCGTGCACATCGTCTACGGCCCGGACGTGTGGCCACTGTACGAACCGCGGGAAGCGCCGGCAGGGCGCGAACTCCCCTGGGAAGCGGTGTTGGACGCAGTGGACGAAGTCACTCGATGA
- a CDS encoding ImmA/IrrE family metallo-endopeptidase: MSVRVHVEPALLRWAVERAAWSEETIARRAPHFEGWLDGSTRPTLKQLENFAHATHAPIGLLFLPQPPEESVPIPDMRTLGNRAIVRPSVDLLDTIYSCQSRQEWYRDYASTHGYPRLEFVGSARTSSNPNEVAAKVRQMLRFGIPERASFTSWQEALRRLIDRIESLGVLVMVNGVVGADTHRKLNPEEFRGFALADPVAPLIFINGADTKAAQIFTMVHELCHIWLGESALSDALMASKADNEAELWCNRVAAEVLVPLKVIRDDYRGEPTITELERLARRYRVSTLVVLKRLYDARFLVWDDYQQRYAAERRRVIAAMKSGEGASGGDFYNTHPLRLSRQFARAVITDTLEGGTPFRDAYHLLGTKKHETFQNLAEKIGAA, from the coding sequence GTGTCTGTTCGTGTCCATGTGGAGCCTGCGCTGTTGCGCTGGGCGGTGGAGCGGGCTGCTTGGTCGGAGGAGACGATTGCTAGGCGTGCCCCGCACTTCGAAGGCTGGCTCGACGGAAGTACGCGCCCCACGCTGAAGCAGTTGGAGAATTTCGCCCATGCGACGCATGCACCGATCGGGCTGCTGTTTCTCCCCCAGCCCCCAGAGGAGTCGGTACCGATCCCCGATATGCGAACGCTGGGCAATCGGGCCATAGTTCGTCCGTCTGTTGACCTGCTAGACACAATTTACTCTTGTCAGTCGCGGCAGGAATGGTACCGAGATTACGCGAGCACGCACGGTTATCCCCGTTTGGAATTCGTGGGTTCCGCGCGTACCTCTAGCAATCCCAACGAAGTGGCTGCCAAGGTACGGCAAATGCTGCGCTTCGGTATCCCAGAGCGGGCATCGTTTACTTCGTGGCAAGAGGCGCTACGTCGGCTAATCGACCGGATCGAGAGTCTCGGCGTCCTCGTCATGGTTAACGGCGTTGTGGGGGCTGACACGCACCGCAAGCTAAATCCGGAAGAGTTCCGTGGGTTCGCTCTAGCAGACCCTGTTGCTCCCTTGATTTTCATTAATGGAGCGGATACTAAAGCGGCTCAGATCTTCACGATGGTTCATGAGCTATGCCATATTTGGCTGGGCGAGAGCGCGCTTTCTGATGCCCTCATGGCGAGCAAGGCAGACAATGAGGCTGAGCTCTGGTGTAACCGCGTAGCAGCAGAAGTTCTAGTGCCCTTGAAAGTAATTCGCGACGACTATCGCGGTGAGCCCACTATTACCGAATTGGAGCGCCTTGCTCGCCGGTACCGCGTCAGTACTCTTGTGGTTCTGAAGCGACTCTATGACGCCCGTTTCCTTGTGTGGGACGATTATCAGCAGCGGTACGCGGCTGAACGCCGCAGGGTAATTGCGGCAATGAAATCCGGGGAAGGGGCGTCTGGCGGTGACTTCTATAATACGCATCCCCTCCGTTTGAGTCGTCAATTTGCGCGTGCAGTTATCACCGACACCCTTGAGGGAGGGACGCCCTTCAGGGATGCCTATCATCTGCTAGGCACGAAGAAGCATGAGACTTTCCAGAATCTGGCCGAAAAAATCGGAGCCGCTTGA
- a CDS encoding bifunctional DNA primase/polymerase, protein MNNHLLYAALDAAERGWAVLPLRPGDKRPALHGEDVCPGIGDCAGGHRKWEERATIDPDRIRRAWGDLPFNIGIATGPSGLVVVDLDMPKRKSNADTPSGVTTFRALCERAGQAVPTTRTVRTASGGVHLYFTAPPGVRLGNTAGRLGKRIDTRAWGGYVVAPGSITPTGAYAIVDDTPPIPLPDWLYARLTVRQASRALTAAPSSVQASSYAAAGLNAETASVRQAPEGERNATLLRAARALGRFIAWGDLPRERVEEALQWAGEQAGLSPRSCEATIRSGLNWSIARNQQRRAA, encoded by the coding sequence ATGAACAACCACCTCCTATACGCCGCCCTGGACGCTGCGGAGCGGGGATGGGCCGTCCTCCCGCTGCGCCCCGGCGACAAGCGCCCGGCCCTGCACGGTGAAGACGTCTGCCCCGGCATCGGCGACTGCGCAGGCGGTCACCGTAAGTGGGAAGAGCGCGCCACCATCGATCCGGACCGCATCCGCCGCGCCTGGGGTGACTTGCCGTTCAACATCGGCATTGCGACCGGCCCATCCGGGTTGGTCGTCGTCGACCTCGACATGCCCAAGCGCAAGAGCAACGCGGACACGCCTTCCGGCGTGACGACCTTTCGTGCGCTCTGCGAGCGCGCCGGACAGGCCGTCCCCACCACGCGCACCGTGCGGACCGCGAGCGGCGGAGTCCACCTGTACTTCACCGCCCCGCCCGGAGTCCGGCTCGGCAACACGGCCGGACGGCTCGGCAAGCGCATCGACACCCGCGCCTGGGGCGGCTACGTCGTCGCCCCCGGCAGCATCACCCCCACGGGCGCCTATGCGATCGTCGACGACACCCCGCCCATCCCACTGCCGGATTGGCTGTACGCCCGCCTGACGGTCCGTCAGGCTTCTCGGGCACTGACGGCTGCACCGTCATCCGTGCAGGCGTCCAGCTACGCCGCAGCAGGCCTGAACGCGGAAACCGCATCCGTACGGCAAGCCCCGGAGGGCGAGCGCAACGCCACGTTGCTGCGGGCGGCGCGAGCCCTGGGGCGGTTCATCGCGTGGGGCGACCTCCCCAGGGAGCGAGTTGAGGAGGCTCTTCAGTGGGCGGGGGAGCAGGCCGGTCTCTCGCCGCGGTCCTGTGAGGCGACCATTCGCAGCGGTCTGAACTGGTCGATTGCCCGCAATCAGCAGCGGAGGGCCGCATGA
- a CDS encoding helix-turn-helix domain-containing protein: MSTATAPAEQLLYRPEEAAKALRIGRSMVYEEIRLGRLQTVRIGRRRLVPPEYIAQYVELLKREAEATA, from the coding sequence ATGAGCACCGCCACTGCACCTGCTGAACAACTCCTCTACAGGCCCGAAGAGGCGGCCAAAGCTCTCAGGATCGGCCGCTCGATGGTCTACGAGGAGATACGCCTCGGACGACTCCAGACCGTTCGCATCGGTCGTCGTCGACTCGTGCCCCCCGAGTACATCGCGCAGTACGTCGAACTCCTCAAGCGCGAGGCAGAGGCCACCGCTTGA